A stretch of the Salmo salar chromosome ssa20, Ssal_v3.1, whole genome shotgun sequence genome encodes the following:
- the LOC106580217 gene encoding protein PRRC2C isoform X3, with translation MTPPKVFFTGMAAQVEVQTGEVGRTGVGGRLHLSPLADSSNKSLTEGPSNTQGSLIITPESSKPVPAPKPRLTPKPFAVEKTPTIRPILAPKPNTKPRPEPTRPTFYKPDPPNGPKPQPPNVTSKHRPVSTNHSRPAPTSYKPSPKLSTGQTTKPVAQPFKPAPLTLGDPSKPTPSQPVGRQKPAAAGLSHSQGPKKPPSVEWSGSTKQEKECGKTASSIRAGGAYLTRAKSMSFLRQIGLEGEERKEDEGPEVTVQLRTQSTGSRPRPVSAIFLPSPTQAESSTPADRWVGRRPLSADLTSKFESIGLSLHRGSPAKTGSKENTPEEGALLRRREGETGAEGTIVTPQAPDSKPSALARGSEKKKEEEKDEGKGGGSIKRRISLLLDSSSSSPVVPLRVAAQGPEHHSPVQPVPEADVPLGGVKQRIKKLTEETVTPPAQTLAVKPRPLPPDLTKRFGSEKSTDLGSPSPSKAADRHESDTDPQGRGQDSVFIFSDQRKVDEDTRGSKEQPTQTSSDPSAGRTAAQRGLEMEAQESHPSCGVQTVRAALFENVVERHSVLVMDEDRAQINTKSCPRRSVSLKLGDGEKGSSLVTSPYREPVSPSSPVRVEHLFDTVHAVGERRAVSEIVPSAQLEDKAMTLRSRHSEGNRPARAEPVEKRPARVQGDLSSAQMGAPASQHEQGPRYLRVGALQKWNTAEVHRGAEVEKGRQREMEKERHMERERKEEEKERQREAERRMQMAVEREKPREQDREREEVAAPKRLKMLEADEQPPKPRATYFALTGQIQEVISHGDEGTERGDMEVPFDDFSVMSGQWGSQGKVKRNPSLGKTFGKSAQGQEQEEEVMEKMQAQERKRETAWDRKTGMDEMEIEKQRELEREKERQSERKEFEREKQRQLELEIQKQLEYARKREMEKQRELEKERQNELEKETQRELERQCELERERRCELERERRCELERERRCELERERRCELERERRCELEREKEFKRERQRQFDLERQKKLERQMVEELEEIKEMERRQLFRFEKQKQAERERQQLLDLEKQILREKMEREEQEKMRQQAIQQEVDLERQRELERERQRELERERQRELERERQRELERERQRELERERQRELERQRELERESVDELEIIKELERRQLFEKQNERERQQRLREKMEKEEQENMRQVARQQEAERQRILERQRRENQERGVLDSLPLRPKVLNLDSVSLGDLHSRGSPHSPGARWKHPSPRGEDHYRPGILDIDSFRSQTQTQPSPTREVFPVASIKGSDPGSGMRSHTPEREVSRRVGAVGRPSPVWAPSQQEQWEQRLGFNEESVDRPTAGPEPPRKPANKPSLEQLLHRQLDRATAPILVPERRWSGMPSEASFPRREPHSPGSPMEQTWFPQDSEPQGHRVEARGQRRSQGSQELNRMRSRSVSRRSAPSESAVEGSLSRMRSRSAHRERGRQSSEQLKQSVDGEEEGRDIDTLVHETDSQYGTWETGLRTDDSLTPATPTSDSNLSQSPRKPIPPHTPGEHAPYSDLDTPDGFSPSVQPEMQLLPFPEASTILLDSSALRSRVQLSKMRGPRSRPSRVARQTAALSVHPEGQTAPTEDWRSRDSTEDNIESSKQEDSDSEEQERGADPRSAAASSQPQRVALFPGMDPSALKAQLKKRGDSDNQTDGASPSPSQLSRSPKSPFLPRASRVLPPSGGKENGEEASPQWLRELKSKKRSSQYENDS, from the exons ATGACTCCTCCAAAG GTGTTTTTCACAGGGATGGCTGCACAAGTGGAGGTACAGACTGGGGAGGTGGGAAGGACCGGTGTAGGGGGGCGACTGCACCTCAGCCCTCTGGCTGACTCCAGCAACAAGAGCCTAACAGAGGGCCCATCCAACACCCAGGGCTCCCTCATCATCACTCCAGAGTCCAGTAAGCCTGTCCCTGCACCCAAACCACGGCTCACTCCCAAACCTTTTGCTGTGGAGAAAACCCCCACCATCCGGCCCATACTTGCTCCTAAGCCTAATACCAAGCCCCGACCAGAGCCCACTCGCCCTACTTTTTACAAACCTGACCCTCCCAACGGCCCAAAACCTCAGCCGCCGAATGTCACCAGCAAACACAGGCCAGTGTCGACCAACCACAGCCGTCCTGCTCCTACCTCCTACAAACCCTCTCCCAAGTTGAGCACGGGACAAACCACCAAGCCTGTAGCCCAGCCCTTCAAACCCGCCCCTCTAACACTTGGGGACCCCAGCAAACCAACTCCTTCCCAACCGGTGGGGCGTCAGAAGCCAGCTGCGGCAGGCTTGTCCCACTCACAAGGCCCTAAGAAACCCCCTTCAGTGGAATGGTCCGGATCCACCAAACAGGAGAAGGAATGTGGCAAAACAGCATCCAGTATCAGAGCTGGAGGAGCCTATTTGACCAGAGCCAAGTCAATGAGCTTCCTCCGTCAGATAGggctagagggggaggagaggaaggaggatgaAGGGCCAGAGGTAACAGTCCAACTCCGAACCCAGTCTACAGGCTCCAGGCCTAGACCTGTGTCGGCTATCTTCCTGCCCTCTCCCACTCAGGCTGAGTCGTCCACCCCAGCTGATCGCTGGGTCGGGAGACGGCCCCTTTCAGCCGACCTCACCTCCAAGTTTGAGTCCATTGGCTTGTCGCTGCACCGTGGCTCTCCTGCCAAGACTGGCAGCAAGGAAAACACTCCAGAGGAGGGGGCACTGCtacggaggagagagggggagacgggaGCAGAGGGGACGATTGTTACACCACAGGCCCCAGACAGCAAGCCTTCAGCCTTAGCACGAGGGAGCGAGAAGAaaaaagaggaagagaaggatgagGGAAAGGGTGGAGGAAGCATTAAGAGACGGATCAGTCTCTTGCTCgattcctcttcttcctctcctgtgGTTCCTCTCCGTGTTGCTGCCCAAGGACCGGAGCATCACTCTCCAGTGCAGCCAGTCCCAGAGGCAGATGTACCACTGGGTGGTGTTAAACAGCGAATCAAGAAGCTGACAGAAGAAACTGTTACGCCACCTGCTCAGACCCTGGCTGTTAAACCCCGCCCTCTGCCCCCTGACCTGACCAAAAG GTTTGGCTCTGAGAAGTCCACAGACCTCGGCAGTCCCTCTCCTAGTAAGGCGGCAGACCGCCATGAGAGTGACACTGATCCTCAAGGGAGG GGGCAGGACTCAGTCTTCATCTTCAGTGACCAAAGGAAGGTGGATGAAGACACCAGAGGGTCCAAAGAGCAGCCCACCCAGACCTCTTCTGACCCCTCAGCTGGAAGGACTGCGGCACAGCGGGGGCTGGAGATGGAGGCCCAGGAGAGCCACCCGAGCTGTGGGGTGCAGACTGTGCGAGCAGCCCTATTTGAGAACGTGGTTGAGAGACACAGCGTGCTGGTGATGGATGAGGACAGAGCGCAGATCAACACAAAGAGCTGTCCCAGGAGAAGTGTCTCTCTCAAACTGGGGGATGGGGAGAAAGGCAGCAGCCTGGTCACCTCCCCCTACCGCGAgcctgtgtctccctccagcCCAGTTCGTGTGGAGCACTTGTTTGACACGGTGCACgcggtgggagagaggagagccgtTAGTGAGATTGTCCCCTCGGCTCAGCTGGAGGACAAGGCCATGACCCTCCGTTCCAGGCATTCTGAGGGGAACAGGCCAGCTAGAGCTGAGCCAGTGGAGAAGAGACCTGCTCGGGTCCAAGGAGACCTCAGTTCGGCTCAGATGGGAGCACCAGCCTCCCAACATGAACAGGGACCACGCTACCTCAGGGTTGGAGCTCTGCAGAAGTGGAATACCGCTGAGGTGCATAGGGGAGCAGAGGTAGAGAAAGGAAGGCAAAGGGAAATGGAaaaggagagacacatggagagGGAGcgaaaggaggaggagaaagagaggcagagggaagcGGAGAGGAGGATGCAAATGGCTGTAGAGAGGGAAAAGCCGAGAgagcaggacagggagagagaggaagtggccGCACCGAAGCGTTTGAAAATGCTGGAGGCAGATGAGCAGCCACCCAAACCCAGGGCCACCTACTTTGCTCTGACTGGTCAGATCCAGGAAGTAATATCCCATGGGgatgagggaacagagagaggggacatggaAGTGCCCTTTGACGATTTCTCTGTGATGTCTGGACAATGGGGTTCTCAAGGGAAGGTAAAAAGGAACCCCTCTCTAGGCAAAACATTTGGGAAAAGCGCTCAAGGTCAAGAACAAGAAGAGGAAGTGATGGAGAAGATGCAAgcacaggaaaggaagagagaaacGGCATGGGACAGAAAGACCGGGATGGATGAGATGGAAATAGAAAAACAGAGAGAattggagagggagaaagaacgtcagagtgagagaaaggagtttgagagggagaaacagagacagctgGAACTTGAGATACAAAAACAGTTAGAATatgctagaaagagagagatggagaagcagAGAGAGTTAGAAAAGGAGAGACAAAATGAGTTGGaaaaggagacacagagagagttgGAAAGACAGTGtgagctggagagggagagacggtgtgagctggagagggagagacggtgtgagctggagagggagagacggtgtgagctggagagggagagacggtgtgagctggagagggagagacggtgtgagctggagagggagaaagagtttAAAAGGGAGAGGCAGCGCCAGTTCGACTTAGAGAGACAGAAGAAGTTGGAGAGACAGATGGTTGAAGAGTTGGAGGAAATAAAAGAAATGGAGAGAAGGCAACTGTTTAGGTTTGAAAAGCAGaagcaggctgagagagagagacaacagcttCTGGACCTTGAAAAGCAGATActgagagagaagatggagagagaggagcaggagaagatgaGACAACAGGCAATACAACAGGAGGTAgacctggagagacagagggagttggagcgggagagacagagggagttggagcgggagagacagagggagttggagcgggagagacagagggagttggagcgggagagacagagggagttggagcgggagagacagagggagttggagagacagagggagttgGAGCGGGAGAGTGTAGACGAATTGGAGATAATAAAGGAGCTGGAGAGAAGACAACTGTTTGagaaacagaatgagagagagagacaacagagactgAGGGAGAAGATGGAGAAAGAGGAGCAGGAAAATATGAGACAGGTAGCTAGACAacaggaggcagagagacagagaatcctggagagacagaggagagagaaccaggAGAGGGGGGTGCTGGACTCCTTACCTCTCAGACCTAAAGTACTGAATCTAGACTCTGTGTCTCTGGGTGACCTGCACTCCAGAGGCAGTCCCCACTCCCCTGGTGCCCGATGGAAGCATCCATCTCCCCGGGGAGAGGACCACTACAGGCCTGGCATCCTGGACATAGACTCATTCAGGTCCCAGACCCAGACGCAGCCCTCGCCCACTAGAGAGGTGTTCCCTGTCGCTAGCATCAAGGGCTCAGACCCAGGTAGTGGGATGAGATCCCACACTCCAGAGAGGGAAGTTAGCCGTAGGGTGGGTGCAGTGGGGCGACCCAGCCCAGTGTGGGCCCCCTCTCAGCAGGAGCAGTGGGAGCAAAGGCTAGGATTCAATGAGGAATCGGTGGATAGGCCCACGGCTGGACCAGAACCACCCAGGAAGCCTGCCAATAAACCCAGCCTGGAGCAGCTCCTCCACAGGCAGTTGGACAGGGCCACGGCCCCCATTCTGGTCCCAGAGAGACGCTGGTCTGGTATGCCCAGTGAAGCATCCTTCCCCAGGAGAGAGCCCCACAGCCCTGGGTCCCCCATGGAGCAGACCTGGTTCCCCCAGGACTCAGAGCCCCAGGGGCACAGGGTAGAggccagaggacagaggagatctCAGGGCTCCCAG GAGCTGAACCGGATGAGGTCCCGCAGCGTGTCCCGTCGATCAGCCCCGTCTGAGAGTGCTGTGGAGGGGAGCCTGTCCAGGATGAGGAGCAGGAGTGCACATAGAGAGAGGGGCCGACAGAGCTCG gagCAGTTGAAGCAGAGTGTGGATGGTGAGGAAGAGGGGCGAGACATAGACACACTGGTCCACGAGACAGACAGCCAGTATGGGACCTGGGAGACAGGACTGCGCACTGACGATAG CCTGACTCCTGCCACGCCCACCTCAGACAGCAACCTCAGCCAGTCGCCTAGGAAAcccattccaccccacacaccagGGGAACATGCCCCATACAGCGACCTGGACACTCCAGATGGCTTCTCCCCCTCGGTCCAGCCCGAGATGCAACTACTCCCCTTCCCTGAG GCCTCTACCATCCTGCTGGACTCCAGTGCGCTACGCTCCAGGGTGCAGCTGAGTAAGATGCGGGGGCCACGTTCGCGCCCCTCCAGGGTGGCTCGTCAGACTGCTGCTTTGTCTGTACACCCTGAGGGACAGACCGCACCCACTGAGGACTGGCGCTCCCGAGACTCAACAG AGGACAACATTGAGTCTTCCAAGCAGGAGGACTCAGACTCTGAGGAGCAGGAGAGGGGAGCAGACCCCCGCTCTGCTGCTGCCTCCTCCCAGCCCCAGAGAGTCGCCCTCTTTCCTGGGATGGACCCCTCCGCTCTCAAG GCCCAGCTCAAGAAGAGAGGAGACTCTGACAATCAGACAGACGGagcctccccatctccctcccagcTGTCCCGTTCTCCTAAATCCCCCTTCCTGCCCCGGGCGTCCCGTGTGCTGCCCCCCTCCGGAGGGAAAGAAAATGG GGAGGAGGCCTCACCACAGTGGCTGAGAGAACTGAAGTCTAAGAAGCGCTCGAGTCAGTATGAAAATGACAGCTAA